CGCGGTTTCTTGCCGTGGATATGAAGCTGTTAGCAGGAAGCCGATGCGAAACCGCGCGGCAAAAGGCGGAAATCAATAAAAAGCGATTGAATTCACAATGGTTACTCAGAAGCCCAATTCAGTGGTTCAACGGGCCAGGAACCAAGGGAAACCGCCGGTTGCAAGCGGTTGTTTATGGAAAAGTCTGATAAGTGCGGCTGCGACTATCGCCTAACATCAAATGTGAATGATTACACATTTCGACGGTAAAATTATTATAAAACAGATGTTTAATGTCAATTTTGTGCCCCCGGCAAGGTGGGGTTTTACGGCTTGACAGCCTATGGGGCGCTAAGTATGTTGCCCGCGCATTTCCTTGCGACGTTTGCAAGGCTGCCACAGCGGGGTTCACGACAATGAGCGATGATAAAGATCGCGCTTCATTAGCAGAGCTTGAAAGCAAGTTGGTGGCCGTAGCAAGCAAGCGTGAAGAAACGCACAGCCCGAACCGGGCGACCGGCAAACCATCCCAAGGGATGGCATTAGGAATGAGAATTTCGGCGGAAATGATCGCTGCTGTTCTTGTTGGACTATTGATTGGCTGGGCGCTGGATCGGGTGCTTGGTACGACGCCCTGGCTGCTTGTTCTGTTTGTATTTCTCGGAGCAGGTGCTGGTGGTCTTAACGCTTATCGGGTGGCCAAAGGATTCGACAGTGCAGTCGGACTTGGACGCGCGATGGGGGAGCGCAAGCAGGGGGACAAGGATTAGCCTTGGCCCTCAAAAGATTGAGCGAGGATTACGGTGGCTGGACCGCTAGAGCAGTTTGAAATCAAGCCCTTGGCCGAGCTTTCGGTTGCCGGCATTGATGTTTCCTTCACCAACTCCGCACTTTGGATGGTGATCGCAGCCGTTCTCGTAACGGGCTTCATGACGCTCAGCATGCGTCGTGGGGCATTGGTACCTGGCCGTTGGCAGGGTGCCGCCGAGGTGATGTATGAATTCGTCGCCAATATGTTGAAAGATAATGTGGGGACCGCGGGGCGCAAGTATTTCCCGTTCGTTTTCACCCTGTTTATGTTTGTTCTGTTCGGGAACCTGCTTGGCATGATCCCGCACAGCTTTACTTTTACGAGCCATATCGCTGTGACTTTTGCGATGGCTCTGGTGATCTTTATCGGTGTGACCATTATCGGCTTCGTTCGCCACGGTACGCATTACTTCCGGATGTTCTTCCCGGCAGGTGCGCCGATTGCAACGGCCTTCATTCTGATCCCGATTGAAATCATCTCCTATTTCTCTCGTCCGTTCAGCCTGGCGATCCGACTGTTTGCGAACATGACCGTCGGACACATCATGCTGAAAGTGATTGGCGGGTTCGTCGGCCTGATCGGCATCTTCGGCGTCCTTCCGTTTGCTCTTCTGACGGGGATTACGGTTCTGGAGTTCGGCATTGCTGCGCTTCAGGCTTATGTCTACACCATTCTCACCTGCATCTATCTCCATGATGCAATCCACATGCACTAATGCTAGTGGACCGGTGTGATCTCTTCTGATTGCCTTTAAGAAATTCGAAAGGGTGAAGTTATGGAACTCGATGCTGCTAAGATGATCGGTGCTGGCCTGGCTGCTATTGGCATGATTGGTGCCGGTATCGGGGTTGGTAACATCTGGTCGAGCCTGATTGCGACTGTTGGCCGTAACCCGGCTGCAAAAGGCGACGTTGAACTGTATGGCTGGATCGGCTTTGCCGTTACCGAAGCTATTGCACTGTTCGCACTCGTCGTTGCGCTGATCGTTCTGTTCGGCTAATCGGCGCCTTTTGCGCGAATACTCGGCCCGGCGAGGATACCCCTCGCCGGTGTCGTTGAATTCGGGAGTAGGCTATGCCGCAGTTTGATATTGCGACGTTCTCGGAACAGATTTTCTGGCTGTTCGTTATTTTTGGCATCCTGTATTTCCTGATGTCGAAAATCGCGTTGCCGAAGGTTGGCGAAGTTCTGGAACGCCGTCACAAGACCATTGAAGACAATCTTGGCAAGGCCCGGGCGTTGAAAGACGAAACCGATGCCGCCATCGCGAAGTACGAGGCTGCCTTGGCAGAAGCTCGTGATGCCGCACAGGCAGATATTCGCGAAGCAACGGAGAAAGCAGCTGCAGAGCAAGCTGCGAAAACCGAAGCGCTGGTCAAGAAACTGTCGAAAAAGACCGCTGATGCCGAAAAGGCAATTGCCGGTGCGAAAGACGACGCAATGAAAGGTGTGGCCGAAGCCGCATCCGAAATCGCCCGTGAAGCAACCGACAAGCTTATCGGTGTCAAGGTTCAGGCCAAAACTGCCGACAAGGCCGTTTCGGCGATTGTAGGAGAGTAAGAAGATGGCAACCCCGCACGAGGTTACGTTCCTTACCGATCCTTACACCTGGACCACGCTTTCTTTCTTGCTGGTTGCCGGTTTCGGCGGCTTCAAGGCTGTTAAGGGTATTTCCGGTGCACTCGACAAGCGTGCGCAGAAAATCTCGGAAGAGCTGGATGAAGCACAGCGCCTGCGTGAAGAAGCTCAGGAGCTTCTGGCCAAATATCAGGCCAAACAGCGCGAAGCATTGAAGGAAGCGGATGAAATCCGCGCCCATGCCAAGGTGGAAGCCGACCGCATGCTGGAGAATGCCCAGGCTGAACTGAAAGCGTCGCTCAAGCGTCGTGAACAGCAGGCCATGGACCGTATTGCCAATCTCGAAACCCAGGCCATTGCCGAAGTTCGTGCCCGTGTGGCCGAAATCGCGGCACAGGCCACATTTGCACTGGTTTCCGAAAAGGTTACTGCTGCAAAGGCAGACGAGCTTGTCGATAGCGCAATTGCGGAAATCAAAGGTCGCCTGAATTAATAGTTTCCGGTTTTCGGAATGCAAAACCCCCGCAGAACTTCTGCGGGGGTTTTTGTTTGGGCGTGGTGTTGTCAGCCAACAAATCGGGCAGGGCGTGTTATCTATCCGGCGAACTGTTTGTCCCGGCCATGTGGCATATCAAGATCGAGAACAGGTCCCTTGGGCACGATGCCCGTCGGGTTGATCATCAGGTGGCTTTCATAATAGTGGCCCTTGATATGTTCAAAGAACACGGTCTGTTTGATGCCGGGCACCTGATAAAGTTCGCGCGTATAGGCCCAAAGATTGGGATAGTCCTTCAGCATTTTCAGATTGCATTTGAAATGCCCGTGATAGACCGGATCAAACCGGATCAGGGTGGTGAATAGCCGCCAGTCGGCCTCTGTCAGACGATCACCCGCCAGATAGCGATGGGTCGACAGATGGTCTTCCAGCCAGTCCAGCGTGCCAAAAAGCGTTGTCACAGCGTCTTCATAGGCATCCTGAGCGGTCGCAAAGCCAGATTTGTAGACACCATTATTCACATCGTCATAGACCCGGCCATTGATCGCATCGATTTCGCTGCGCAGATATTCTGGATAGTAATCGCCGGGTTTGGCTCCCAGATCATCAAAGGCAGAGTTGAGCATCCGGATGATTTCGGCAGATTCGTTGCTGACAATCCGGTTGGTTTTCTTGTCCCAAAGAACCGGCACCGTAACCCGTCCAGTATAATCGGGTTCTGCCGCAGTATAAATCTGATGCATGAAACCGTGATTGCCAAGATGGTCGGGCAGCCCGTCATCAGGGGAAAATTCCCAGCCATTTTCAAGCATGCGCCAATGCACGACCGAAACTGAAAGCATGTCTTCCAGTCCCTTGATGGCACGGAAGATCAGCGTGCGATGTGCCCACGGGCAGGCATAGGAAACATACAGGTGATAACGACCAGCTTCCGCAGGAAATTCGGCGTCCTTGTCTTTCGACAGCCAGTTCCGAAAAGCGGCGTCCTGACGTTTGAACTTACCACCGGTCGATTTCGTGTCGTACCATTGGTCTTTCCATTCTCCATCGACCAAAAGGCCCATAATCGTATCCTCCGGTTTTTTGTGGTCCCGTGATATGCCGATTACGCGCGGCCGGGGTCGTTGTTCCTATCATCGTCATTTCCCCGTTGAATGCAATCGGGCGATATGACATTAATTTGTTTCCAAATGGGCAACAAT
The Thalassospira xiamenensis M-5 = DSM 17429 DNA segment above includes these coding regions:
- a CDS encoding AtpZ/AtpI family protein — translated: MSDDKDRASLAELESKLVAVASKREETHSPNRATGKPSQGMALGMRISAEMIAAVLVGLLIGWALDRVLGTTPWLLVLFVFLGAGAGGLNAYRVAKGFDSAVGLGRAMGERKQGDKD
- a CDS encoding F0F1 ATP synthase subunit A, encoding MAGPLEQFEIKPLAELSVAGIDVSFTNSALWMVIAAVLVTGFMTLSMRRGALVPGRWQGAAEVMYEFVANMLKDNVGTAGRKYFPFVFTLFMFVLFGNLLGMIPHSFTFTSHIAVTFAMALVIFIGVTIIGFVRHGTHYFRMFFPAGAPIATAFILIPIEIISYFSRPFSLAIRLFANMTVGHIMLKVIGGFVGLIGIFGVLPFALLTGITVLEFGIAALQAYVYTILTCIYLHDAIHMH
- a CDS encoding ATP synthase subunit C family protein; amino-acid sequence: MELDAAKMIGAGLAAIGMIGAGIGVGNIWSSLIATVGRNPAAKGDVELYGWIGFAVTEAIALFALVVALIVLFG
- a CDS encoding ATP synthase subunit B' codes for the protein MPQFDIATFSEQIFWLFVIFGILYFLMSKIALPKVGEVLERRHKTIEDNLGKARALKDETDAAIAKYEAALAEARDAAQADIREATEKAAAEQAAKTEALVKKLSKKTADAEKAIAGAKDDAMKGVAEAASEIAREATDKLIGVKVQAKTADKAVSAIVGE
- a CDS encoding F0F1 ATP synthase subunit B: MATPHEVTFLTDPYTWTTLSFLLVAGFGGFKAVKGISGALDKRAQKISEELDEAQRLREEAQELLAKYQAKQREALKEADEIRAHAKVEADRMLENAQAELKASLKRREQQAMDRIANLETQAIAEVRARVAEIAAQATFALVSEKVTAAKADELVDSAIAEIKGRLN
- a CDS encoding glutathione S-transferase family protein — its product is MGLLVDGEWKDQWYDTKSTGGKFKRQDAAFRNWLSKDKDAEFPAEAGRYHLYVSYACPWAHRTLIFRAIKGLEDMLSVSVVHWRMLENGWEFSPDDGLPDHLGNHGFMHQIYTAAEPDYTGRVTVPVLWDKKTNRIVSNESAEIIRMLNSAFDDLGAKPGDYYPEYLRSEIDAINGRVYDDVNNGVYKSGFATAQDAYEDAVTTLFGTLDWLEDHLSTHRYLAGDRLTEADWRLFTTLIRFDPVYHGHFKCNLKMLKDYPNLWAYTRELYQVPGIKQTVFFEHIKGHYYESHLMINPTGIVPKGPVLDLDMPHGRDKQFAG